The proteins below come from a single Cryptococcus gattii WM276 chromosome D, complete sequence genomic window:
- a CDS encoding bud site selection-related protein, putative (Similar to TIGR gene model, INSD accession AAW46460.1): MSTIEQKEAYQDGGRILSIQSHVVSGYVGNRAATFPLQTLGYDVDVINTVQFSNHTGYGFTDGHKTSPEQLAAIFNGMAINGLLTHSRILTGYIPSAQALGVVAERIRRMKTDNPSLIYLLDPVMGDIGTGLYVSRDVVPIYREMLNMATIITPNQFEVELLSGIAITSLETLQKALKKLHTVNQLPHIAFSSIPLPISIVESLSLPAPPPSYTRLLPQPLPPWYDAVGTAAPDDEGLVCFASSWSDGQMETYAFALPTIRGYFSGVGDLFSAMVLAHFKDPKAKTNLPPLPWAVSKALLTVQQILLQTHVHSLAQAEVVGAATPRPLHHTSDCLSADSVIPSDTELDALKPSNPKDPKRKARRMRLRELRVVQERALIQDGGEGWPGKRMDWTYISEQFEK; this comes from the exons ATGTCGACTATTGAACAGAAAGAAGCGTATCAGGATGGAGGGAGGATACTTTCTATCCAATCGCATGTGGTTTCAGGCTATGTTG GCAACAGGGCCGCCACTTTTCCATTGCAGACTCTAGGTTATGATGTGGATGTGATCAACACTGTTCAGTTCTCCAACCATACAG GTTACGGTTTCACCGATGGACATAAAACCTCACCTGAACAGTTGGCTGCCATATTCAATGGCATGGCTATCAATGGACTACTCACGCACTCTAGGATACTTACAGGCTATATACCAAGTGCTCAGGCGCTTGGGGTGGTCGCAGAAAGAAtaaggaggatgaagacAGACAACCCGTCCCTTATATATCTTCTTGATC CCGTCATGGGAGACATTGGGACAGGTCTGTATGTATCCAGGGATGTAGTCCCCATATACAGAGAAATGTTGAATATGGCCACGATCATAACACCAAACCAGTTTGAAGTGGA GCTTCTATCGGGGATCGCGATCACTTCTCTAGAGACATTGCAGAAGGCCCTTAAAAAGCTACATACTGTCAATCAGCTGCCCCATATTGCTTTTTCATCCATCCCCCTTCCCATCTCTATTGTCGAGTCACTTTCCCTACCAGCTCCACCTCCCTCATATACTCGTTTGCTTCCgcaacctcttcctccatgGTATGATGCCGTTGGGACAGCTGCTCCTGACGATGAGGGCCTTGTTTGCTTTGCCAGCAGCTGGTCTGATGGTCAAATGGAAACATATGCTTTTGCTCTTCCTACCATCAGAGGTTATTTCTCAGGAGTAGGAGACCTTTTTTCAGCCATGGTTTTGGCTCATTTCAAGGATCCTAAAGCCAAAACCAaccttcctcctcttccctgGGCTGTTTCAAAAGCGTTGTTAACTGTGCAACAGATCCTTCTACAAACTCACGTCCATTCACTCGCTCAAGCAGAGGTCGTTGGGGCTGCGACACCGCGCCCACTGCATCACACCTCTGATTGCTTATCTGCTGATTCAGTCATACCCTCCGATACAGAGCTTGATGCTCTCAAACCTTCGAATCCTAAAGATCCCAAGAGAAAGGCTCGAAGGATGAGATTACGGGAGTTAAGGGTGGTGCAGGAGAGAGCACTAATTCAGGATGGCGGAGAAGGATGGCCAGGGAAAAGGATGGATTGGACATACATATCTGAACAATTTGAAAAATAG
- a CDS encoding mismatch repair-related protein, putative (Similar to SGTC gene model, INSD accession EAL28767.1~hypothetical protein CNBI2590): protein MPFPGQQRTAAPEKFKTVSPTASTRRRSGAGSAKFHSTTRPSTRASTRIGDVPSHVVALLQGKGRGIEIGIAAICLLTGQTVITQVADNASFDKTVQHLYSHLPNTIIVPDTMLQSGPAEVRHGNQRDMNVKEHLMNRLEDEYEIECIGVDRSHWNRETGRDFVEDLAVDDERKASTLMAIENKFYALCALSALFKYLQTWRNIEFPERSLRMKYMVAEGIMFIDIQTAKNLELVRNNLTNKATHTLYSVLNHCHTPMGMRLLRTCILQPSNVLTIIEGRLDAVQELVTAQEKLTALRSKLSTVSKLDLESIVAQASRISLLLDLMDYLQSIKSINIELAGERCKLLDMITRCLSDKQLDNVFCIVSNCLSRDATSLRKNRKHQNARIARLFAVKAGFAPLLDVARQSYQENLQDIYDLESEVNRKYGLNCQIENVGGTFQFSVPSGQPEGLLPSEFIGIEKAKNKIRFSSQELLKRCAKLSQSHQEVLLISGKTINDLIAQVKHDLGGLYHCAEAIATLDMIASFAFSALNSNYIRPDFKETLAIHGGRHPILDKLLGAGDCIPNNIYAARGPATFQIIQGPNMSGKSTYLKQIGLLTVQAMIGCFVPAEYACFILHDCLLSRLSNDNSMEKCLSTFASEMAASAMVLGLASHRSLVLIDELGRGTSSLEGIGLSHAIAESLITRQQSIVFFTTHFQDLGVILGNLPGVVKLHLKVQCNTKALSSTEFSTSFAYKVAEGAAPMEHYGLEIAKLASLPSTVLQRASEVAAQLSELEEQGRQSNLGNTSMRRRKILWELRAKLKQVQSSSRLDNDTLGEFLQNLQAQCYLTLRQSLEMAHTAISSSETG from the exons ATGCCCTTTCCTGGTCAACAGCGCACAGCAGCTCCAGAGAAATTTAAGACAGTCTCTCCTACCGCGTCTACACGTCGTCGTTCGGGAGCTGGCTCTGCTAAATTTCACAGCACAACAAGGCCTTCTACTCGAGCTTCTACTCGCATTGGAGATGTCCCTTCCCATGTTGTCGCTTTGCTTCAAGGCAAAG GTCGTGGAATCGAAATTGGTATAGCTGCAATATGTCTATTGACTGGTCAG ACTGTCATTACTCAG GTCGCCGACAATGCCA GCTTTGATAAAACTGTACAGCACCTTTACTCCCACCTACCTAACACAATTATTGTGCCAGATACCATGTTACAGAGTGGACCTGCAGAAGTCAGACATGGTAATCAGAGAGATATGAACGTGAAGGAACACCTAATGAATAGGCTAGAAGATGAATATGAGATTGAATGTATCGGTGTGGACCGTAGTCACTGGAATCGAGAAACTG GCCGTGATTTTGTCGAGGACTTGGCAGTTGATGACGAGCGCAAAGCGTCTACCCTGATGGCTATTGAAAACAA GTTCTATGCCCTATGCGCTCTTTCTGCATTGTTCAAATATTTACAAACATGGAGGAATATAGAATTTCCAGAGCGCAGTCTGAGGATGAAATATATGGTGGCCGAAG GGATTATGTTCATTGATATTCAAACTGCCAAAAATCTGGAGCTTGTGCGCAATAATCTCACAAATAAGGCCACGCATACATTGTATT CGGTTTTAAACCACTGCCATACTCCCATGGGAATGCGACTTCTTAGGACATGCATACTCCAGCCAAGCAATG TTCTTACTATTATAGAAGGAAGACTTGACGCTGTTCAGG AACTTGTAACAGCGCAAGAGAAGCTCACAGCTTTGAGATCAAAGTTATCTACTGTGTCTAAG TTGGATTTGGAGTCCATTGTTGCTCAGGCAAGTCG GATATCTCTGCTGCTGGATCTTATGGACTATTTACAGAGCATCAAATCGATCAATATCGAGCTTGCAGGAGAACGCTGTAAATTGCTTGACATGATTACTAGG TGTCTGTCAGATAAACAGCTTGATAACGTATTCTGCATTGTCAGCA ACTGTCTTTCCAGAGATGCGACGAGTTTGAGAAAAAATAGAAAACACCAAAATGCCAGAATCGCTCGGTTGTTCGCTGTGAAAGCAGGTTTTGCACCTCTGCTGGACGTTGCTAGACAGAGCTACCAGGAGAATCTTCAAGATATCTATGACT TGGAATCAGAAGTCAATC GAAAATATGGATTGAATTGCCAAATTGAGAATGTGGGAGGGACGTTTCAATTTAGCGTACCGTCAGGACAGCCTGAAGGCTTGCTGCCCTCTGAATTCATTGGCATTGAAAAGGCAAAGAATAA AATTCGGTTCTCAAGTCAAGAGCTT CTTAAACGGTGTGCAAAACTGTCTCAATCCCATCAAGAGGTTCTTTTGATTAGTGGAAAAACCATCAATGACCTTATCGCACAAGTGAAGCATGACTTGG GTGGACTATATCATTGTGCTGAAGCT ATTGCAACTCTTGATATGATCGCAAGCTTTGCCTTTAGTGCTCTAA ATAGCAACTACA TTCGTCCAGATTTCAAGGAGACTCTAGCA ATTCATGGTGGCCGCCATCCAATTTTGGACAAATTACTTGGTGCTGGTGATTGTATACCAAACAACAT CTATGCTGCAAGAGGCCCTGCCACTTTTCAAATCATTCAAGGCCCTAA TATGTCCGGCAAAAGTACTTATCTAAAGCAAATAGGGCTTTTGACTGTACAGGCTATGATTGGGTGCTT TGTACCTGCAGAGTATGCATGCTTTATATTGCATGATTGTCTCTTGAGTCGTCTATCAAATGATA ATTCAATGGAGAAATGTCTGTCAACCTTTGCCTCAGAAATGGCTGCGTCAGCCATGGTACTGG GGCTCGCAAGTCATAGGTCGCTTGTTCTCATAGATGAA CTGGGAAGGGGTACTTCAAGTCTAGAAGGCATAGGATTGTCCCACGCCATAGCTGAATCACTTATTACGAGACAG CAGTCCATTGTCTTCTTTACAACTCATTTTCAAGACCTTGGAGTGATTCTCGGAAATCTGCCTGGAGTCGTAAA ACTACACCTCAAGGTACAG TGTAATACAAAAGCTCTTTCATCAACAGAATTTAGCACCAGTTTTGCCTACAAAGTTGCTGAGGGTGCAGCCCCAATGGAGCACTATG GTCTAGAGATAGCTAAACTAGCCTCTCTTCCCTCAACAGTTTTGCAAAGAGCATCAGAGGTTGCAGCCCAACTGAGCGAATTAGAAGAACAGG GTAGACAGTCCAACTTAGGCAACACTAGCATGCGGCGTCGAAAAATACTGTGGGAG TTGAGGGCCAAACTGAAACAGGTGCAAAGTAGTTCGAGGCTTGATAATGATACTTTGGGAGAATTCCTTCAGAATCTTCAAGCTCAATGTTATCTGACTCTTCGCCAGTCCCTAGAGATGGCTCACACAGCAATCAGTAGTAGTGAAACAGGGTAG
- a CDS encoding nucleus protein, putative (Similar to TIGR gene model, INSD accession AAW46458.1): MSQDLLQVQTFDRQKFLTWFKESGGWYNEQLVDVVSVPGMGYGAVAVKDIEEGTPLFHVTDNLILSPYTSDLKDHLDASEWDQLNKGWAQLILVMMWETIKGSKSRWAGYLTNMPVMFETPMFWTEQQRDQLSGTDIADRIGREDAEAEYTSLLAPFIKAHPDLFPVDSPHTTIDAFHIQGSRILSRSFTVPLHRFGRSQSQSQSDGNETESDDEEEEEVVVMIPFADMLNAAWGKDNAHLYVDEDTIEGFDEGVVMKSTRLVKQSEQIYNTYDSPPNSELLRKYGHVDVLPLPSDVLALLDETELGSWPYGNPGDEVLLQGDLIVGCVAAKLGGKHMKATLQDRIDWWLEEGQEDIFPLNFSHNIDDGLISFIRLLLYDLDWDKAQKKGRVPHAMMDETVAGVLQEIVNQRLAQYKENIEHDLTVVRNSSFGAVDSSVTSLGRNESAAVVRVGEKRILYFTRRKIAQATQKSSQKRKNTSTLMGKGKKIH; this comes from the exons ATGTCACAAGATCTTCTGCAGGTTCAGACCTTCGACCGCCAAAAATTCCTAACATGGTTCAAGGAATCTGGAGGATGGTATAACGAACAATTAGTAGATGTTGTTTCTGTTCCAGGTATGGGGTATGGTGCTGTAGCTGTCAAAGACATCGAG GAGGGAACTCCTTTGTTCCATGTGACCGACAACCTTATTTTATCGCCTTATACTTCTGATTTGAAAGATCATCTAGATGCATCTGAGTGGGACCAGCTCAATAAGGGATGGGCACAACTCATATTGGTGATGATGTGGGAAACTATCAAAGGCTCAAAAAGTCGCTGGGCAGGGTACCTTA CAAATATGCCTGTGATGTTTGAGACCCCAATGTTTTGGACTGAACAACAGAGAGATCAGTTGTCAGGGACAGATATCGCAG ATCGTATCGGGAGGGAGGACGCAGAAGCTGAATATACTAGCTTGTTGGCACCCTTTATTAAA GCGCATCCTGATCTATTCCCTGTAGATTCACCCCATACAACAATAGACGCCTTCCACATTCAGGGATCTAGGATTCTTTCTCGTTCTTTCACTGTACCTCTCCATCGCTTTGGACGATCACAGTCACAATCTCAATCAGATGGAAATGAAACGGAAagtgatgatgaagaagaggaggaagtggTTGTCATGATTCCGTTCGCTGATATGTTGAACGCTGCCTGGGGAAAGGATAATGCCCATCTGTATGTTGATGAGGACACTATCGAAGGCTTTGATGAGGGGGTCGTAATGAAGTCTACTCGATTAGTAAAGCAGTCGGAACAAATA TACAATACCTATGATTCCCCTCCCAACTCCGAACTGCTTCGCAAATATGGTCATGTTGATGTTTTGCCTTTGCCATCAGATGTGTTAGCCTTACTGGATGAGACTGAACTAGGTTCATGGCCTTACGGAAATCCAGGAGATGAGGTGTTGCTTCAGGGGGATCTCATTGTGGGGTGTGTGGCTGCAAAGTTGGGTGGAAAGCATATGAAGGCAACTCTGCAAGATCGCATTGATTGGTGGCttgaagaagggcaagaaga TATATTCCCTCTGAATTTCTCACATAACATTGACGATGGATTGATCTCATTCATCCGTCTACTACTTTATGATTTGGATTGGGATAAAGCACAAAAGAAGGGCAGAGTACCACATGCCATGATGGATGAGACTGTAGCTGGTGTTCTGCAAGAAATTGTTAATCAACGACTGGCCCAGTATAAAGAAAACATAGAG CATGATCTTACAGTAGTGAGAAATTCATCCTTTGGGGCTGTAGATAGCTCAGTAACTTCTCTGGGAAGAAATGAGtctgctgctgttgttaGGGTAGGTGAAAAGAGGATTTTATACTTTACCAGAAGGAAAATAGCACAAGCTACACAAAAATCCTCTCAGAAGCGGAAGAACACTAGCACTTTGATGGGCAAAGGAAAGAAAATTCATTAA